One stretch of Pararhizobium qamdonense DNA includes these proteins:
- the infC gene encoding translation initiation factor IF-3: MRRPFKTDAPVKDGPRSNKEIRSLRVQLIDAEGVNHGSVPTDQALRMAEELGLDLVEISPNAEPPVCKILDLGKLKYATQKKAAEARKKQKIIEIKEIKMRPNIDTHDYDVKMRAMNRFFEEGDKVKVTLKFRGREMAHQELGMKLLLQVKEDTTAIAKVEAEPKLEGRQMMMVLAPR; this comes from the coding sequence ATTCGCAGACCGTTCAAAACGGACGCCCCAGTCAAAGACGGGCCCCGCTCTAACAAGGAAATCCGGTCCCTCCGGGTTCAGCTCATCGACGCCGAAGGTGTAAACCACGGTAGTGTTCCCACAGATCAGGCGCTCCGCATGGCGGAAGAACTGGGTCTCGACCTCGTCGAGATCTCGCCGAACGCGGAGCCGCCGGTGTGCAAGATCCTTGATCTGGGCAAACTGAAATACGCGACGCAGAAGAAAGCCGCCGAAGCGCGCAAGAAGCAGAAGATCATCGAGATCAAAGAGATCAAGATGCGTCCGAACATTGATACGCATGACTATGACGTCAAGATGCGCGCGATGAACCGCTTCTTCGAAGAGGGCGACAAGGTCAAAGTGACCCTGAAATTCCGCGGCCGCGAAATGGCACACCAGGAACTGGGCATGAAACTGCTCCTCCAGGTGAAGGAAGACACCACGGCGATCGCCAAGGTCGAAGCCGAGCCGAAGCTGGAAGGCCGTCAGATGATGATGGTTCTGGCTCCAAGGTAA
- a CDS encoding DUF2442 domain-containing protein, protein MTSLAFETDEMRPVRAWCTDGEVHVALADGRVIATPLWWYPFLSKLNDSELNDIELMYEGIWWTAVDEGISVKSMFLGIKAPGAMAPEKAA, encoded by the coding sequence ATGACTTCTTTGGCCTTTGAAACCGATGAAATGCGGCCGGTGCGGGCCTGGTGTACGGATGGCGAAGTTCATGTCGCGCTCGCCGACGGCCGTGTCATTGCAACGCCTCTTTGGTGGTATCCCTTCCTTTCGAAGCTCAACGACAGCGAGTTAAATGACATCGAGTTGATGTACGAAGGCATCTGGTGGACTGCGGTCGATGAGGGTATTTCGGTGAAAAGCATGTTTCTTGGTATCAAAGCCCCCGGCGCTATGGCCCCAGAAAAGGCAGCATGA
- a CDS encoding alpha/beta hydrolase yields the protein MSLPLSNTDPDMLEVGHGPESRRIAMRVLKAKSGNSLPTLVWLGGYRSDMTGTKAVELERHAAAAGSACIRFDYSGHGASGGAFTDGTISRWLEESLAVIDHAAPERMVLVGSSMGCWVALRLIAELRARGQGEKVAGLVLIAPAPDFTSDLIEPNLSDAERASLSERGYFEEPTPYGPDPNIFTARLIEDGRQNRVLTGIIETGCPVHILQGMQDPDVPYAHALKLMEHLPSDDVVMTLIRDGDHRLSRPEDIARILAAVDAMAAG from the coding sequence ATGTCATTGCCACTGTCGAATACGGATCCGGACATGCTCGAGGTCGGTCACGGCCCCGAATCGCGCCGCATTGCCATGCGCGTCCTCAAGGCAAAAAGCGGAAACAGCCTGCCCACCCTGGTCTGGCTCGGCGGTTATCGTTCGGACATGACCGGCACCAAGGCGGTGGAGCTTGAGCGTCACGCGGCGGCTGCCGGCTCCGCCTGCATCCGCTTTGATTATTCCGGCCATGGCGCTTCCGGCGGTGCCTTTACCGACGGCACGATTTCGAGGTGGCTGGAGGAAAGTCTGGCCGTCATCGATCATGCCGCACCGGAACGCATGGTTCTGGTCGGCTCGTCGATGGGGTGCTGGGTGGCGCTCCGGCTGATTGCCGAGTTGCGCGCCCGCGGGCAGGGCGAGAAAGTCGCCGGTCTCGTTCTGATCGCGCCGGCCCCGGATTTTACCAGCGACCTCATCGAGCCCAATCTTTCGGATGCCGAACGCGCCTCGCTGTCCGAGCGCGGCTATTTCGAAGAGCCCACACCCTATGGCCCGGATCCGAACATCTTCACCGCGCGGCTGATTGAGGACGGGCGGCAGAACCGGGTGCTGACCGGCATTATCGAAACCGGCTGCCCGGTGCATATCCTGCAGGGCATGCAGGATCCCGATGTGCCCTATGCGCACGCCCTGAAGCTGATGGAGCATCTGCCATCGGACGATGTGGTCATGACGCTCATCCGCGATGGGGATCATCGGCTGTCGCGGCCGGAGGATATCGCACGGATTTTGGCCGCCGTGGACGCTATGGCGGCGGGCTGA
- the pheS gene encoding phenylalanine--tRNA ligase subunit alpha, with protein sequence MSDLETLKDNLLAEVTAAGDEAAIEAVRVNALGKKGSISELLKTLGTMTPEERQTRGAAINALKTDIFAAITARKSDLKDAAIAERLARETVDISLPVRSSPAERGRIHPISQIIDEITAIFADMGFSIAEGPDIETDYYNFTALNFPEGHPAREMHDTFFFNPDANGERKVLRTHTSPVQIRTMEAQKPPIRIIIPGKTYRQDSDATHSPMFHQVEGLVVDTKSNVANMRWILEEFCKTFFEVDDVTMRFRPSFFPFTEPSFEVDIQCDRSSGPIVKFGEGTDWMEILGCGMVHPNVLRAGGLDPDVYQGFAWGMGLDRIAMLKYGMPDLRNFFDADVRWMSHYGFRPLDMPTLFGGLSA encoded by the coding sequence ATGTCCGATCTGGAAACACTGAAAGACAATCTACTGGCCGAAGTGACCGCTGCCGGTGACGAGGCGGCGATCGAAGCCGTGCGCGTCAACGCACTCGGCAAGAAGGGCTCGATCTCCGAACTCTTGAAGACGCTCGGCACGATGACGCCGGAAGAACGCCAGACGCGCGGTGCTGCGATCAACGCGCTGAAGACCGATATTTTTGCCGCCATCACCGCCCGCAAGTCCGATTTGAAGGACGCCGCGATTGCCGAGCGCCTGGCCCGCGAGACGGTCGATATCTCGCTGCCGGTGCGCTCCTCGCCGGCCGAGCGCGGCCGCATCCACCCGATCAGCCAGATCATCGACGAGATCACCGCGATCTTCGCCGACATGGGGTTCTCGATCGCCGAAGGTCCCGATATCGAGACCGACTATTACAATTTCACCGCGCTGAACTTCCCCGAAGGTCATCCGGCCCGTGAGATGCACGACACGTTCTTCTTCAATCCGGACGCAAACGGCGAGCGCAAGGTCCTGCGCACCCACACATCGCCGGTGCAGATCCGCACGATGGAAGCGCAGAAGCCGCCGATCCGCATCATCATTCCCGGCAAGACCTACCGCCAGGACAGCGACGCGACGCATTCGCCGATGTTCCATCAGGTCGAAGGCCTCGTTGTCGATACCAAGTCAAACGTCGCCAACATGCGCTGGATCCTCGAAGAATTCTGCAAGACCTTCTTCGAGGTCGATGACGTGACGATGCGGTTTCGCCCGTCCTTCTTCCCGTTCACCGAGCCGTCCTTTGAGGTCGATATCCAGTGCGACCGCTCCTCCGGCCCGATCGTCAAGTTCGGCGAGGGCACCGACTGGATGGAAATCCTCGGCTGCGGCATGGTGCATCCGAACGTTCTGCGCGCCGGCGGGCTTGATCCCGATGTCTATCAGGGCTTTGCCTGGGGCATGGGTCTCGACCGTATCGCCATGCTGAAATACGGCATGCCGGACCTAAGAAACTTCTTCGATGCCGACGTCCGCTGGATGAGCCATTACGGTTTCCGCCCGCTCGACATGCCGACGCTGTTTGGCGGGTTGAGCGCTTAG
- a CDS encoding DUF4160 domain-containing protein — MPTLLIWHGYKFRFYALDIGEPPHVHIVKDGKSLKI, encoded by the coding sequence ATGCCGACCCTGCTGATTTGGCATGGCTACAAGTTCCGCTTCTATGCTTTGGACATCGGCGAGCCGCCGCACGTTCATATCGTTAAGGACGGAAAGTCCCTGAAGATCTAG
- the rpmI gene encoding 50S ribosomal protein L35, producing the protein MPKMKTKSSAKKRFKITATGKVMAAAAGKRHGMIKRSNKFIRDARGTMVLAEPDGKKVIKNYLPNGL; encoded by the coding sequence ATGCCCAAGATGAAGACGAAATCCTCGGCCAAGAAGCGGTTCAAGATCACCGCGACCGGCAAGGTGATGGCAGCTGCCGCAGGCAAGCGCCATGGCATGATCAAGCGGTCCAACAAGTTCATTCGCGATGCACGCGGCACGATGGTGCTTGCAGAGCCTGATGGCAAGAAGGTCATCAAGAACTACCTGCCCAACGGTCTCTAA
- a CDS encoding GNAT family N-acetyltransferase — MAIEIRDAAPGDEADWRRLWAGYVAFYRVAVSQDVTSTTWARIIDPATPLFMRVAVLDGQVVGFAICLVHEATWVKEPVCYLEDLFLDEAARGQGIGKALLDDLVTKARSNGWARLYWHTDEGNETARKLYDQYVEADGHVRYRMSF, encoded by the coding sequence ATGGCGATAGAAATACGCGACGCAGCACCAGGTGACGAAGCCGATTGGCGCAGGCTCTGGGCAGGCTATGTCGCCTTCTACCGGGTTGCCGTGTCGCAGGACGTGACGTCCACCACCTGGGCGCGGATCATCGATCCGGCAACGCCTTTGTTCATGCGGGTGGCGGTCCTGGATGGCCAGGTGGTCGGCTTCGCCATCTGCCTCGTGCATGAGGCGACCTGGGTGAAGGAGCCGGTCTGCTATCTGGAGGATCTGTTCCTGGATGAAGCGGCACGCGGACAAGGAATCGGCAAAGCACTGCTCGATGACCTCGTCACCAAGGCGAGATCCAACGGCTGGGCGCGTCTGTATTGGCATACCGACGAGGGCAACGAGACGGCGCGCAAACTCTATGATCAGTATGTCGAGGCTGATGGCCATGTGCGCTACCGGATGAGCTTTTAA
- a CDS encoding GFA family protein, with protein MTLHTGGCRCGAIRFQASADPFYTSYCHCGDCRRASGAPVVAFVGFYSDDVTFTGEDASTYGEAPVTRSFCGTCGAPLAYKDARLGDQIFMMLGAMDAPENYPPTVHGYVREELPFFHLDDGLPRIETNTVPRPEGATQ; from the coding sequence ATGACCCTTCACACAGGCGGATGCCGCTGCGGAGCCATTCGATTCCAGGCCAGCGCAGATCCCTTTTACACCAGCTATTGCCATTGCGGCGATTGCCGGCGGGCAAGTGGTGCGCCGGTTGTCGCCTTTGTCGGTTTCTACAGCGATGACGTCACCTTTACAGGTGAAGACGCATCGACCTATGGCGAGGCCCCCGTCACGCGCAGTTTTTGCGGCACCTGCGGCGCGCCACTTGCCTATAAGGACGCGCGTCTCGGCGACCAGATCTTCATGATGCTCGGGGCCATGGATGCCCCGGAAAACTATCCGCCGACCGTGCATGGCTACGTGCGCGAGGAACTGCCATTTTTTCATCTCGACGACGGTCTGCCCCGCATAGAGACCAATACCGTGCCGAGACCCGAAGGAGCAACTCAATGA
- a CDS encoding aldo/keto reductase gives MQKRTLGRTGLPIAPLVFGGNVFGWTADEKTSFQLLDTFFEAGFNAIDTADVYSSWVPGNTGGESEVIIGKWLKQSGRARDEAVIITKVGSELGPGKKGLSATWITQAVEDSLRRLQTDHIDVYLSHWPDDETPYEETLGAYDKLLQQGKIRHAGASNLNAGQLRAALDVSANQNLPRYDVLQPEYNLYDRASFDGPLRNLCIAEEIGVISYFGLARGFLSGKYRSHKDLEGSERGSGVGKYLDGRGMRILGALDEVAADTGNTQAEIALAWIMARKGVTAPIASATSLKQLESLVKSASITLSDEAIRLLNEASE, from the coding sequence ATGCAAAAGCGAACCCTTGGCCGCACCGGCCTGCCGATCGCGCCGCTGGTTTTCGGCGGCAATGTCTTTGGCTGGACCGCCGATGAAAAAACGTCCTTCCAGTTGCTCGACACCTTTTTCGAGGCGGGCTTCAATGCCATTGACACAGCCGATGTCTATTCCTCTTGGGTTCCCGGCAATACGGGCGGCGAATCTGAAGTGATCATCGGCAAATGGCTGAAGCAGTCCGGCCGCGCCCGGGACGAGGCGGTCATTATCACCAAGGTCGGATCGGAATTGGGGCCGGGGAAGAAAGGCCTGTCAGCCACGTGGATCACGCAGGCGGTCGAGGATTCGCTCCGGCGCCTGCAGACCGATCATATCGATGTCTATCTCTCCCATTGGCCGGATGACGAGACACCGTACGAGGAAACGCTGGGCGCCTATGACAAGCTCCTGCAGCAGGGCAAGATCCGCCATGCCGGCGCCTCCAATCTGAATGCCGGGCAGTTACGCGCAGCGCTCGATGTTTCGGCCAATCAAAACCTGCCGCGCTACGATGTGCTGCAGCCGGAATACAATCTCTATGACCGGGCTTCCTTCGACGGGCCGCTGCGCAATCTCTGCATCGCCGAGGAGATCGGCGTCATCAGCTATTTCGGCCTGGCGCGTGGCTTCCTGTCGGGCAAATACCGCTCGCACAAGGATCTGGAGGGCTCGGAGCGCGGCAGTGGCGTCGGTAAATATCTCGACGGACGCGGCATGCGCATCTTGGGCGCACTCGACGAAGTGGCCGCCGATACCGGCAATACGCAGGCGGAAATTGCCCTCGCCTGGATCATGGCGCGCAAGGGCGTGACCGCGCCCATCGCCAGCGCCACCAGCCTGAAACAGCTGGAAAGCCTGGTGAAATCAGCCTCCATCACTCTTTCGGACGAAGCCATCCGGCTGCTCAACGAAGCCAGCGAATAA
- a CDS encoding TCR/Tet family MFS transporter, whose translation MNRPLFVIFTAIVLDAIGIGLIFPILPTLLQDVTHTQNVAPYIGTMTALYAVMQFIFAPVLGALSDRLGRRPVLLISLGGAAVNYLFLAFASHLWMLFIGRAIAGLTSANIAVAMAYITDISREDQRARRFGLFNAMFGIGFIIGPVLGGVLGDHWLRLPFIAAALLNGCNLLLAFFVLPESRTSSREKINLSALNPLRPLRWVFSMKSVLPVILIFFIFSATGEAYGTCWALWGSDIFHWNGLWIGLSLGAFGVCQTLSQAFLPGPAVKLLGERAAILTGVAGTCIALIVMAFATQSWMIFAIMPIFALGGIGVPALQSLATRQVDESSQGQFQGVLASVVSLASIVAPLAFSSFYFVFRQEWPGAIWLSVVAIYALGVPLVLGLRLKTPVVA comes from the coding sequence ATGAACAGGCCTCTCTTTGTCATTTTTACCGCCATTGTGCTGGATGCCATCGGCATCGGGCTCATCTTTCCCATTCTGCCCACGCTCCTGCAGGACGTGACCCATACCCAGAATGTCGCGCCTTATATCGGCACGATGACGGCGCTTTATGCCGTCATGCAGTTCATCTTTGCACCGGTTCTCGGTGCGCTCAGCGACCGGCTGGGCCGCCGGCCCGTGCTCCTGATTTCGCTTGGCGGCGCCGCCGTCAACTATCTCTTCCTTGCCTTTGCTTCCCATCTCTGGATGCTCTTCATCGGCCGCGCCATTGCCGGCCTGACGAGCGCCAATATTGCCGTGGCGATGGCCTATATCACCGACATCTCCCGCGAAGACCAACGCGCCCGCCGCTTTGGCCTGTTCAATGCCATGTTCGGCATCGGCTTCATCATCGGCCCCGTCCTTGGTGGGGTGCTCGGGGATCATTGGCTGCGGCTGCCCTTCATTGCAGCCGCATTGTTGAACGGCTGCAATCTTCTGCTGGCATTTTTCGTGCTGCCGGAATCGCGTACATCCTCCAGAGAGAAAATTAATCTCAGTGCGCTCAATCCGCTGCGGCCGCTGCGTTGGGTGTTTTCGATGAAGAGCGTGCTGCCGGTCATCCTTATTTTTTTCATCTTCAGCGCCACCGGCGAGGCCTATGGCACCTGCTGGGCGCTCTGGGGAAGCGATATATTTCACTGGAACGGCTTGTGGATCGGCCTTTCGCTCGGCGCCTTCGGTGTCTGCCAGACGCTTTCGCAGGCATTCCTTCCCGGCCCCGCCGTGAAGCTGCTCGGCGAACGGGCGGCTATTCTGACCGGTGTCGCCGGGACCTGTATCGCGCTCATCGTCATGGCGTTTGCGACGCAGAGCTGGATGATCTTCGCGATCATGCCCATCTTCGCGCTGGGCGGCATCGGCGTGCCGGCGCTGCAGTCTCTTGCCACCCGTCAGGTGGACGAGAGCAGCCAGGGTCAATTTCAGGGCGTGCTGGCATCGGTCGTCAGCCTTGCCTCGATCGTTGCGCCGCTGGCTTTTTCAAGCTTCTATTTCGTCTTCAGGCAGGAATGGCCCGGCGCGATCTGGCTATCGGTCGTCGCCATCTACGCGCTCGGCGTGCCACTGGTGCTTGGCCTGCGGTTGAAGACGCCGGTGGTGGCGTAG
- the pheT gene encoding phenylalanine--tRNA ligase subunit beta translates to MKFTLSWLKDHLETDATLEQICARLTAIGLEVEEVDDKAAFKPFVIAKVVSAEKHPQADKLRVLMVDTGAGAPIQVVCGAPNARAGLIGAFAAPGAYVPGIDVTLAVGTIRGVESRGMMCSEKELQMSDSHDGIIDLPEDAPVGTSFAAYAGLDDPMIEINLTPNRPDCTSIYGIARDLAASGLGTLKAPVAPSFKVDGETPAKVRLDLGADNHLCPGFALRLVRGVKNGPSPKWMQQRLLAIGLRPINALVDVTNYMTFDQGRPLHVFDAAKVKGDLTVRRAVEGEKVLALDTREYTLSPANVVIADENGIESIGGIMGGEHSGCDENTTDVLIESALWDPMNIAKSGRALGIITDARYRFERGVDPEYMVPGLERATQLVLDICGGTAAKTDVVGYAGYTAKIVDFPVSEVKRLTGLEVSAEESIAILKGLGFSVAGSGERVQVSVPSWRPDVDGKADLVEEVMRIHGVDNIKPEPIESLGAVNGKILTTLQIRTRLAKRALAARGMLEAVTWSFISKAQAELFGGGAASLSLANPIAADMSDMRPSLLPGLLTAAQRNADKGFGDVAIFEVSGIYENDTPAGQRRVAGGIRRGTAALSGAGRSWSNAFKGGGKPVDVFDAKADAIAVLEACGVPMGNVQFEAGGPSWYHPGRSGTIKLGPKIVLGHFGEFHPKVLEALDVSGALCGFEVYVDAMPEPKKKATRTKPALELSPFQAVKRDFAFVVNKSVEAGAILKAASSADRKLVTGVNVFDIFEGASVGEGKKSVAIEVVIQPAERTLTDEDFDALTAKIIANVTKNTGGVLRA, encoded by the coding sequence ATGAAATTCACACTCTCCTGGCTGAAAGATCATCTGGAAACGGATGCCACCCTCGAACAGATCTGCGCGCGCCTGACGGCGATCGGGCTTGAGGTCGAGGAGGTCGATGACAAGGCCGCGTTCAAGCCTTTCGTGATCGCCAAGGTCGTCTCAGCGGAAAAACATCCGCAGGCTGACAAGCTGAGAGTGCTGATGGTCGATACCGGTGCTGGCGCCCCGATACAGGTCGTCTGCGGCGCTCCGAATGCGCGCGCTGGCCTGATCGGCGCCTTTGCCGCTCCCGGCGCCTATGTTCCCGGCATCGACGTGACACTTGCCGTCGGCACCATCCGTGGCGTCGAGAGCCGTGGCATGATGTGTTCGGAAAAAGAGTTGCAGATGTCGGATAGCCATGACGGCATTATCGACCTGCCGGAAGACGCCCCTGTTGGAACCAGCTTTGCTGCCTATGCCGGGCTTGACGATCCGATGATCGAAATCAACCTGACGCCGAACCGTCCGGACTGCACCTCGATCTACGGTATTGCCCGCGATCTCGCCGCCTCCGGCCTCGGCACGCTGAAAGCGCCTGTTGCACCATCCTTCAAGGTCGACGGCGAGACGCCGGCCAAGGTCCGGCTCGATCTCGGCGCAGACAATCATCTCTGCCCGGGCTTTGCGCTGCGTCTCGTGCGCGGCGTCAAGAACGGCCCGAGCCCGAAATGGATGCAGCAGCGCCTGCTTGCCATCGGCCTTCGCCCGATCAATGCGCTGGTCGATGTCACCAATTACATGACCTTTGACCAGGGCCGGCCGCTGCATGTCTTCGATGCCGCCAAGGTCAAGGGTGATCTCACGGTTCGCCGTGCGGTCGAAGGCGAAAAGGTTCTGGCGCTCGATACGCGCGAATATACGCTTTCGCCGGCTAACGTGGTGATTGCCGATGAAAACGGCATCGAGTCGATCGGCGGCATCATGGGCGGTGAGCATTCCGGCTGTGACGAGAATACCACCGATGTTCTCATCGAGTCCGCGCTCTGGGACCCGATGAACATTGCCAAGAGCGGCCGTGCATTGGGGATCATCACCGATGCGCGCTACCGCTTCGAGCGCGGCGTCGATCCTGAATATATGGTTCCCGGCCTCGAACGCGCCACCCAGCTGGTCCTCGACATCTGCGGTGGCACGGCCGCCAAGACCGATGTTGTCGGCTATGCCGGCTACACGGCCAAGATCGTCGATTTCCCGGTTTCCGAAGTGAAGCGCCTGACGGGTCTTGAGGTCAGCGCGGAAGAGAGCATCGCGATCCTCAAGGGCCTTGGCTTTAGCGTTGCAGGCTCGGGTGAACGCGTCCAGGTCTCCGTGCCCTCCTGGCGTCCGGATGTCGATGGCAAGGCGGATTTGGTCGAAGAAGTCATGCGCATTCATGGCGTCGATAATATCAAGCCCGAGCCGATCGAAAGCCTCGGTGCGGTCAATGGCAAGATCCTGACGACGCTGCAGATCCGCACCCGGCTTGCCAAACGGGCGCTGGCCGCGCGCGGCATGCTCGAAGCCGTCACCTGGTCGTTCATCTCCAAGGCGCAGGCCGAGCTGTTCGGCGGCGGTGCCGCAAGCCTCTCGCTGGCCAACCCGATTGCAGCCGATATGTCCGACATGCGGCCGTCGTTGCTGCCGGGCCTCTTGACCGCTGCCCAGCGCAATGCCGACAAGGGCTTTGGCGATGTGGCGATCTTCGAGGTCTCCGGCATCTATGAGAACGACACGCCAGCCGGACAACGGCGGGTTGCCGGCGGTATCCGCCGTGGCACGGCCGCGCTTTCGGGCGCTGGCCGCTCCTGGTCGAATGCCTTTAAGGGCGGCGGCAAGCCGGTTGATGTTTTCGACGCCAAGGCCGATGCCATCGCGGTTCTGGAAGCCTGCGGCGTGCCGATGGGCAATGTCCAGTTCGAGGCCGGCGGCCCGTCCTGGTATCATCCCGGCCGCTCCGGCACGATCAAGCTCGGCCCAAAGATCGTTCTCGGTCATTTCGGCGAGTTCCATCCGAAGGTTCTGGAAGCGCTCGACGTTTCCGGCGCGCTGTGCGGCTTCGAAGTCTATGTGGACGCGATGCCCGAACCGAAGAAGAAGGCCACCCGCACCAAACCGGCGCTGGAGCTTTCGCCCTTCCAGGCCGTCAAGCGCGATTTCGCTTTCGTGGTGAACAAGTCGGTCGAAGCGGGCGCGATCCTGAAGGCTGCATCGAGCGCCGACCGCAAGCTCGTCACCGGCGTCAACGTCTTCGATATTTTCGAAGGCGCATCGGTCGGCGAAGGCAAGAAATCCGTCGCCATCGAAGTCGTCATCCAGCCGGCCGAGCGCACGCTGACCGACGAGGATTTTGACGCTCTGACGGCCAAGATCATTGCCAATGTGACGAAGAACACCGGCGGTGTTCTGCGGGCTTGA
- a CDS encoding glyoxalase superfamily protein: MDDIADHGIRFGRIAAMLPVKDMGKAHDFYVNVFGFRKTFENGNPVGFMILARDQAELHLTLQPGHKAAAFNVAHMMVGDVDALHAICQGQGLRIIKSLQDKDYGLRAFVFEDPDGNRIDVGQVLPVKTA, from the coding sequence ATGGATGACATCGCCGATCACGGCATTCGCTTCGGGCGAATTGCCGCCATGCTCCCGGTCAAGGACATGGGCAAGGCCCACGACTTCTATGTCAATGTCTTCGGCTTCCGGAAAACCTTCGAAAACGGCAATCCAGTCGGCTTCATGATCCTTGCACGGGATCAGGCCGAACTGCACCTAACCCTGCAGCCGGGTCACAAGGCTGCAGCCTTCAATGTGGCCCATATGATGGTGGGTGATGTCGATGCCCTGCATGCAATTTGCCAAGGCCAGGGGCTACGCATCATCAAAAGCCTGCAGGACAAGGATTACGGCCTTCGGGCCTTCGTCTTTGAGGATCCCGATGGCAACCGGATCGACGTCGGCCAGGTCCTGCCGGTGAAGACAGCCTGA
- a CDS encoding transglutaminase-like cysteine peptidase: MAQLMGIRKMVVAFAAVFVSAGAAIPAPSATALSMQTGAITSQPIGHYEFCQSHRPECEIKTKSTVAPRVTDFGWSVIRQVNLAVNNEVTPMTDMDLYGKDEVWAYPDGAGDCEDYVLLKRKRLLEKGFSPADLLITVVRKPDGEGHAVLTVRTAQGDFILDNLDNDVKIWSKTPYRFLKRQASFNTGRWVTIENGAEVLVGSVGN, translated from the coding sequence ATGGCGCAGTTGATGGGCATCCGGAAAATGGTCGTGGCATTCGCGGCAGTTTTCGTTTCAGCAGGCGCCGCAATCCCGGCGCCGTCGGCAACCGCCCTGTCGATGCAGACGGGCGCCATCACCTCGCAGCCGATCGGCCATTACGAGTTCTGCCAGTCCCACCGTCCGGAATGCGAGATCAAGACCAAATCGACGGTCGCCCCGCGCGTCACCGATTTCGGCTGGTCGGTCATCCGCCAGGTCAATCTCGCCGTGAACAATGAAGTCACCCCGATGACCGACATGGACCTTTACGGCAAGGATGAGGTCTGGGCCTATCCGGATGGTGCCGGCGATTGTGAGGACTATGTTCTCTTGAAGCGCAAGCGCCTGCTGGAAAAAGGTTTTTCTCCGGCCGACCTGTTGATCACCGTCGTGCGCAAGCCGGATGGCGAAGGCCATGCCGTTCTCACCGTCCGCACCGCACAGGGCGACTTCATCCTCGACAATCTCGACAATGACGTGAAGATTTGGAGCAAGACACCCTACCGTTTCCTCAAGCGGCAGGCATCGTTCAACACGGGCCGCTGGGTGACGATCGAAAACGGTGCGGAAGTCCTGGTCGGCTCGGTCGGAAACTGA
- a CDS encoding nuclear transport factor 2 family protein, with translation MSDEQAIGAVVHLYVDGMAFCNEAALRKAFHPDAKIIGHYEGAVEWMSRDDFIAAILAEPPAPPGTQPLMDIEITDIEGDAAFVKVTDEFAGMRFTDYLSLLKIDGRWVIVNKLYHLHR, from the coding sequence ATGTCCGACGAGCAGGCAATAGGCGCGGTCGTTCACCTCTATGTCGATGGCATGGCGTTTTGCAACGAAGCGGCGCTGCGCAAGGCTTTCCATCCGGATGCCAAGATCATCGGTCATTACGAAGGTGCCGTCGAATGGATGTCCCGTGACGATTTCATCGCCGCCATTTTGGCCGAACCGCCGGCCCCTCCCGGAACCCAGCCGCTGATGGATATCGAGATCACCGATATCGAAGGCGACGCCGCCTTCGTCAAGGTCACCGACGAATTCGCCGGCATGCGGTTCACCGATTACCTGTCGCTCCTGAAGATCGACGGCCGCTGGGTGATCGTCAATAAGCTCTATCATCTGCACCGGTAG
- the rplT gene encoding 50S ribosomal protein L20, producing MARVKRGVTSHAKHKKTLKAAKGFYGRRKNTIRAAKAAVDRSKAFAYRDRKVNKRNFRALWIQRINAAVREHGLTYGRFIDGLSKAGIEVDRKVLSDMAIHEPEAFGALIGAAKKALEYLKDAGTTNEFESAVR from the coding sequence ATGGCACGTGTAAAACGCGGCGTAACTTCCCACGCCAAGCATAAGAAGACACTCAAGGCAGCCAAGGGCTTCTACGGCCGCCGCAAGAATACCATCCGCGCGGCCAAGGCTGCCGTGGATCGCTCGAAGGCTTTTGCCTATCGCGACCGCAAGGTCAACAAGCGCAACTTCCGCGCTCTCTGGATCCAGCGCATCAACGCTGCCGTTCGCGAACATGGCCTGACATACGGCCGTTTCATCGACGGTCTGTCGAAGGCTGGCATCGAAGTCGACCGCAAGGTTCTCTCCGACATGGCAATCCATGAGCCTGAAGCATTCGGCGCGCTGATCGGCGCTGCCAAGAAGGCGCTTGAATATCTCAAGGACGCAGGCACCACCAACGAGTTTGAAAGCGCGGTTCGTTAA